In Deinococcus psychrotolerans, a genomic segment contains:
- the pulA gene encoding pullulanase-type alpha-1,6-glucosidase codes for MQRLATLLTFALAVSAAAQSALPASTARIHYQRPDAQYGAWGLHVWEDTSAATSWDKPLKASGKDDFGVYWDVPLGSSPVKLGLIVHSGDKKDADEDLFMNLGLGHELWIKSGSANVAYTKAGPFTVDATQAVIAQAAPAPTPTAAAATIPAGNARINYYRPDGKYDGWGLHVWDGAKAPTEWAKPLAQTGKNDFGVYWDVPTVEGWSKLNFIIHKGDDKDPGPDQSLPASSGNQAWIISGSPAVNTTRPDTSVRPVGDLSQQQAVWLTRDTIAVKPALLANGALLNLYSSTSGDLKLTPAGVTGGESLPLVRSDAGDQLSAVLKAKYPYLANYAVVKLRPEDAGKVTSALRGQLAISSTGLDDKLIDATGVQIWGVLDDLFGYTGPLGVTWAGSLPTLTVWAPTAQDVKVLVTVGGQTKTVAMKAGDKGSWSVTGDAGWKNAPYRYQVTVYAPTTGKQETNVVSDPYSIGLTADGQQSLITDLSDAAQKPAGWDTLKKPPLNSVGDLNFYELHLRDFSVADATVPAAERGTYLAFTEKNSDGMKHLKALADAGLKAVHLLPTFDIASLPKDKAGWKSPGDLSKLPPASEEQQAAVSTVRDQDGFNWGYDPYHYMTPEGTYAVNPDQRTKEYRSMVMALNAAGLRVVQDVVFNHTAASGEADKSVLDKVVPGYYHRLDVNGVVANSTCCSNTATEHPMMRRLMIDTLVLEAKQYKVDGFRFDLMGHHLVSDMQAARAALDALTLAKDGVDGKQIYLYGEGWDFGEVAGNARGVNATQVNLYGQGIGTFNDRIRDAVRGGNPFGGLQDQGFATGLLSLPNGQPQNTDKAKLLKLTDQIKVALSGNLRDFKFVDNTGKTVTGAQVPYGDAPTGYAASPRETINYVSAHDNQTLWDAVLLKAPLNATTAQRVRMQNLAYSLVLLGQGMPFIHAGDELLRSKSFDTDSYNSGDWFNEIAWTGADNGFGRGLPMAEKNKDQWNIYRPLLSNTTLKVTVADRTRASDNLRELLSIRNSSPLFRLPTAQAVQNQLSFLNAGPTQTPGVIVMKLSGGNAPYKNVLVVFNASNAVYTLKDASLTPLKLDLHPVLKASSDAAVKQSTASGDTVSVPGLTTAVFVGK; via the coding sequence ATGCAACGACTTGCGACGCTCCTGACGTTCGCGCTGGCGGTTTCGGCTGCCGCTCAAAGCGCCCTCCCGGCCAGCACTGCCCGCATTCACTACCAACGCCCCGATGCCCAGTACGGCGCTTGGGGCCTGCACGTCTGGGAAGACACCAGCGCGGCCACGAGCTGGGACAAGCCGCTCAAAGCCAGCGGTAAGGACGACTTCGGGGTGTACTGGGACGTGCCGCTGGGTTCCAGTCCCGTCAAGCTGGGCCTGATCGTGCATTCCGGCGACAAAAAGGACGCGGACGAAGACCTGTTCATGAACTTGGGACTGGGCCATGAATTGTGGATCAAGTCGGGCAGTGCCAACGTGGCCTACACCAAAGCGGGGCCGTTCACCGTAGACGCGACTCAGGCAGTCATCGCTCAAGCCGCGCCAGCACCCACACCCACGGCTGCCGCAGCCACCATTCCGGCTGGCAACGCCCGCATCAACTACTACCGCCCCGACGGCAAGTACGACGGTTGGGGGCTGCACGTCTGGGACGGCGCGAAAGCCCCGACCGAGTGGGCCAAACCGCTGGCGCAGACTGGCAAAAATGATTTCGGGGTGTACTGGGACGTGCCCACCGTGGAAGGCTGGAGCAAATTGAATTTCATCATCCACAAAGGCGACGACAAAGACCCTGGCCCCGACCAGAGCTTGCCCGCCAGCAGCGGTAATCAAGCCTGGATCATCAGCGGCAGTCCAGCGGTCAATACCACCCGGCCCGATACCAGCGTGCGGCCCGTGGGCGACCTCAGCCAGCAGCAAGCAGTGTGGCTGACGCGCGACACCATCGCCGTCAAGCCCGCGCTGCTGGCCAACGGTGCATTGCTCAACCTTTACTCCAGCACTTCGGGCGACCTCAAGCTGACCCCGGCGGGCGTCACCGGCGGCGAGAGCTTGCCCTTGGTGCGCTCAGATGCAGGCGACCAACTCAGCGCGGTTCTCAAAGCCAAATACCCGTATCTGGCCAATTATGCGGTGGTCAAGCTGCGGCCCGAGGACGCGGGCAAGGTGACATCAGCGCTGCGTGGGCAACTGGCGATCAGCAGCACTGGCCTTGACGACAAGCTAATAGACGCGACGGGCGTGCAAATTTGGGGCGTACTGGACGACCTGTTTGGCTACACCGGGCCGCTGGGCGTGACCTGGGCGGGCAGCCTTCCGACCCTGACCGTCTGGGCGCCCACCGCGCAGGACGTGAAAGTGCTGGTGACGGTGGGCGGTCAAACCAAAACTGTGGCGATGAAAGCTGGAGACAAGGGCAGTTGGAGCGTGACCGGCGACGCGGGCTGGAAGAATGCCCCCTACCGCTATCAGGTGACGGTCTACGCGCCCACGACAGGCAAACAGGAAACCAATGTCGTGTCTGATCCGTACTCCATTGGTCTGACCGCCGACGGGCAACAATCGCTCATCACCGATCTCAGCGACGCGGCGCAGAAACCGGCGGGCTGGGACACGCTCAAGAAGCCGCCGCTGAACTCGGTGGGTGATCTGAATTTCTACGAACTGCACCTGCGCGACTTCAGCGTGGCCGACGCCACCGTTCCCGCCGCCGAGCGCGGCACCTATCTGGCCTTCACCGAGAAGAACAGCGACGGCATGAAGCACCTCAAGGCGCTGGCCGACGCGGGCCTCAAGGCCGTTCACCTGCTGCCGACCTTTGACATCGCCTCGCTTCCCAAAGACAAAGCGGGCTGGAAAAGCCCCGGCGACCTCTCCAAGCTCCCGCCCGCCAGTGAGGAACAACAGGCCGCCGTCAGCACTGTCAGAGACCAGGACGGCTTCAACTGGGGTTACGACCCCTACCACTACATGACGCCGGAAGGTACTTACGCGGTGAACCCTGATCAGCGCACCAAAGAGTACCGCTCAATGGTCATGGCGCTGAACGCGGCGGGCCTGCGCGTCGTGCAGGATGTGGTCTTCAACCACACCGCCGCCAGCGGCGAGGCCGACAAGAGCGTGCTGGATAAGGTCGTGCCGGGCTATTACCACCGCCTCGACGTCAACGGCGTGGTCGCCAATTCGACTTGCTGCTCCAACACCGCCACTGAGCACCCCATGATGCGCCGCCTGATGATCGATACGCTGGTGCTGGAGGCCAAGCAGTACAAAGTAGACGGCTTCCGCTTCGACTTGATGGGCCACCATCTGGTCAGCGACATGCAGGCCGCCCGCGCCGCGCTGGACGCTTTGACGCTGGCCAAAGACGGCGTGGACGGCAAGCAGATCTACCTCTACGGCGAGGGCTGGGACTTCGGTGAGGTGGCCGGGAACGCACGCGGCGTCAACGCCACCCAAGTCAATTTGTACGGGCAGGGCATCGGCACCTTCAACGACCGGATTCGGGACGCGGTGCGCGGCGGCAACCCCTTCGGCGGGCTGCAAGATCAGGGCTTTGCGACGGGGTTGTTGAGCCTGCCCAACGGCCAGCCGCAGAACACCGACAAGGCGAAACTTCTCAAGCTCACCGATCAGATCAAAGTGGCCCTCAGCGGCAACTTGCGCGACTTCAAATTCGTGGACAATACGGGCAAAACCGTGACCGGAGCGCAGGTTCCTTACGGCGACGCGCCCACTGGCTACGCGGCCAGCCCCCGCGAGACCATCAACTATGTCTCGGCCCACGACAACCAAACGCTGTGGGACGCGGTGCTGCTCAAAGCGCCCCTGAATGCCACCACCGCCCAGCGGGTCAGGATGCAGAATCTGGCCTACAGCTTGGTGCTGCTGGGTCAGGGCATGCCGTTCATCCACGCGGGCGACGAGTTGCTGCGCTCCAAGAGCTTTGACACCGACAGCTACAACAGCGGCGACTGGTTTAACGAAATCGCCTGGACGGGAGCCGACAACGGCTTCGGGCGCGGCCTACCGATGGCCGAGAAAAACAAAGACCAGTGGAACATCTACCGCCCGCTGCTCTCCAATACGACCCTCAAGGTGACGGTGGCAGACCGGACGCGGGCCTCTGACAACTTGCGTGAATTGCTGAGCATCCGCAATTCCAGCCCGCTGTTCCGACTGCCGACCGCTCAGGCCGTGCAAAACCAACTGAGCTTCCTGAACGCTGGCCCCACGCAGACGCCCGGCGTCATCGTGATGAAGCTCAGCGGCGGGAACGCCCCTTATAAAAACGTTCTGGTGGTGTTCAATGCCAGCAATGCGGTCTACACCCTCAAAGACGCCAGCCTGACGCCACTCAAGCTGGACTTACATCCAGTTCTGAAAGCCAGCTCAGACGCGGCAGTGAAGCAGAGCACCGCCAGCGGCGACACGGTGAGCGTGCCGGGGCTGACGACGGCGGTATTCGTCGGCAAGTAA